In the genome of Qipengyuania seohaensis, one region contains:
- a CDS encoding MFS transporter: MADADPSDAVTSPVAKAPKPISRERMTLLFAVMLTTAAGNTAMQSVMPSIGTALEIDDVWISLAYSWSALLWVVCAPFWADRSDRRGRKAMMALGMIGFIISMALCGLALWFGLIGLLSGTAALMAFAAARSLYGGFGSAAPPAVQAYVASRTPRAERTQALSLIASSFGLGTVIGPALAPLMVLPFVGLTGPFIIFALIGIITLMALRLRLPNDEPQFAARGSAYDAPYAGASHSADLDEDEDEEEVEPHKLRWFEPRLRPWVTVGLLGGHAQAMVLGIAGFLVLDRLGLRDTPAEGTGPVGLVLMAGAIATLLAQWGLIPRLNLGPRGATLSGIAVAGFGVAMLGVADDIHSIALSFAIASLGFGLFRPGSTSGTSLAVTRAEQGQAGGVTASVAGASYIYAPALGVWLYGHSDWLGFGLIVALCAIVFVYGWFSLQPDSKLTRERT, encoded by the coding sequence ATGGCAGATGCCGATCCTTCCGACGCCGTGACGTCACCGGTCGCCAAGGCGCCAAAGCCCATCTCGCGCGAGCGGATGACGCTGCTGTTTGCAGTTATGCTGACGACGGCTGCCGGTAACACCGCAATGCAGTCGGTCATGCCCTCCATCGGCACGGCCCTTGAAATCGACGATGTCTGGATCAGCCTTGCCTATAGCTGGTCCGCCCTCCTGTGGGTCGTGTGCGCGCCGTTCTGGGCCGATCGATCCGACCGGCGCGGCCGCAAGGCCATGATGGCGCTGGGGATGATCGGGTTCATCATATCGATGGCGCTTTGCGGGCTTGCGCTGTGGTTCGGCCTCATCGGCCTCTTAAGCGGAACGGCAGCGCTCATGGCCTTTGCCGCCGCGCGCAGCCTTTACGGCGGGTTCGGCAGCGCAGCGCCGCCTGCCGTGCAGGCTTATGTCGCCAGCCGCACACCGCGCGCCGAGCGAACGCAGGCGCTGTCGCTGATCGCCTCTAGTTTCGGGCTGGGGACGGTGATCGGCCCTGCACTCGCGCCCCTGATGGTCCTGCCCTTCGTAGGGCTGACCGGGCCCTTCATCATCTTTGCCCTCATCGGGATCATCACTCTCATGGCCCTGCGCCTGAGGTTACCGAACGACGAACCGCAATTCGCAGCAAGGGGCAGCGCCTACGATGCTCCCTATGCGGGCGCCTCGCACTCGGCGGACCTAGACGAGGACGAGGACGAGGAAGAGGTCGAACCGCACAAATTGCGCTGGTTCGAACCGCGCCTGCGCCCCTGGGTCACAGTGGGTCTGCTGGGCGGACACGCGCAAGCGATGGTGCTCGGCATTGCGGGCTTCCTGGTGCTCGACCGGCTTGGCCTGCGCGACACGCCGGCGGAAGGCACTGGCCCGGTTGGCCTGGTCCTGATGGCAGGCGCTATCGCGACCTTGCTTGCACAGTGGGGCCTCATCCCGCGCCTCAACCTGGGACCACGCGGCGCAACGTTATCGGGCATCGCGGTCGCAGGTTTCGGCGTGGCCATGCTGGGCGTTGCCGACGATATCCATTCGATCGCGCTCAGCTTCGCGATCGCGTCGCTCGGCTTCGGCCTTTTCAGGCCGGGATCGACTTCGGGCACATCGCTCGCCGTCACCCGCGCGGAGCAGGGGCAGGCTGGCGGTGTCACAGCCTCGGTTGCCGGTGCCAGCTACATCTACGCGCCCGCGCTCGGGGTATGGCTGTACGGTCATTCCGACTGGCTGGGCTTCGGCCTGATCGTCGCGCTATGCGCCATCGTGTTCGTCTACGGGTGGTTCAGCCTGCAGCCCGACAGCAAGCTGACGCGCGAGCGCACCTAG
- the arsC gene encoding arsenate reductase (glutaredoxin) (This arsenate reductase requires both glutathione and glutaredoxin to convert arsenate to arsenite, after which the efflux transporter formed by ArsA and ArsB can extrude the arsenite from the cell, providing resistance.) has protein sequence MKATIWHNPKCGTSRKTLAILENLSGVDVEVIEYLKTPPSADKLAQLYKDAGISPAEGLRKRGTDAEERGLPDASDEAVLEAMAAEPILIERPLVETEKGVRLCRPQDKVLEIL, from the coding sequence ATGAAAGCGACCATCTGGCACAACCCGAAATGCGGAACATCGCGCAAGACGCTGGCGATCCTGGAGAACCTGTCCGGGGTGGACGTGGAGGTGATCGAGTATCTCAAGACGCCGCCCAGCGCCGACAAGCTTGCGCAGCTTTACAAGGATGCAGGCATTTCTCCTGCGGAGGGCCTGCGCAAGCGCGGGACCGATGCCGAAGAGCGCGGCCTGCCGGACGCTTCGGATGAAGCAGTGCTGGAAGCGATGGCGGCAGAGCCGATCCTGATCGAACGGCCGCTGGTCGAAACGGAAAAGGGCGTTCGCCTTTGCCGGCCGCAGGACAAGGTCCTCGAAATTCTCTAG
- a CDS encoding (2Fe-2S)-binding protein has translation MSRMTVNDRPVEFLMDDDTPLLWALRDAANLTGTKYGCGTGDCGSCMVHIDGEPLRSCLVTIGEAEGRFVTTIEGLSGDRSHPVQQALVAEQAIQCGFCTPGIVMAAAALINRNPGASEADIKAAVPNLCRCGVYPRLVNAIQRAGRVARRQERISAAPAPGISSEDAAREVPALAVPPEASGRAEPENR, from the coding sequence ATGTCACGCATGACTGTGAACGACCGTCCGGTCGAATTCCTCATGGACGACGATACGCCCCTCTTGTGGGCCTTGCGTGACGCCGCCAACCTCACCGGTACCAAATACGGATGCGGCACGGGCGATTGCGGATCGTGTATGGTCCATATCGACGGTGAACCGCTGCGGTCCTGCCTCGTCACCATTGGCGAAGCGGAAGGCCGGTTCGTTACCACGATCGAGGGGCTGAGCGGCGACCGCTCGCACCCCGTCCAACAGGCACTGGTGGCGGAACAGGCAATCCAGTGCGGGTTCTGCACGCCGGGCATCGTCATGGCGGCCGCCGCCCTCATCAATCGCAATCCAGGTGCGTCCGAAGCCGACATCAAGGCTGCCGTGCCCAACCTTTGCCGCTGCGGTGTCTATCCACGATTGGTAAACGCCATCCAGCGAGCGGGGCGCGTTGCGCGCCGGCAGGAACGGATCAGCGCGGCACCTGCGCCGGGCATCAGCAGCGAAGACGCCGCGCGCGAAGTGCCTGCGCTTGCCGTACCCCCGGAAGCAAGCGGGCGAGCCGAGCCGGAAAACAGGTGA
- a CDS encoding chemotaxis protein CheA, whose amino-acid sequence MDELLADFIAETREMLEQSGTELVAWEADPSDRARIDTIFRFVHTVKGNCGFFDFPLLEKLSHAAEDALAECRAGRREADPPLVTAVLAIIDRIGELADLIEAGEELVEDQNDMALIAALEADAAIEVQSDVVPVEPVSDEQDDAVTTAAKRNTVQRSIRLPVDLLDEVMKGVSDMVLARNDLARRLREAGEQPTIDGPFERLSAILADVRTSITRMRMQRLEHLFTSLPRLVRDLSSELGKQVMVDFEGGEVELDREMIEMIRDPLTHIIRNAIDHGVESPVERLQKGKREIGLLRFAARQSGNQISLLVSDDGGGINTERLGQKAVAAGIYTKAEIDRMSDAQKHQLIFEPGLSTADEVSAVSGRGVGMDVVRANLERVGGSITVSSKPGEGTSFHLHLPLTLSIIATLTVSSGGQNYAIPRSYIEEIVFGSASSVEFAQAGARRLITFRGRRVPCLSLADVLGTQDNERCEWETKTLVLVRLASEDVFALAVDRVHDHEDVVVKPIAPAIMQTKLYAGTTLLDDGTPMMLLDLPSIAQMRGLVGEMRSKPAIADEQTQKKAKNGVPLMLFRGLDGRRRAVRLELVKRIDTVSCDAFDIDGARTQAVIDGRILPLAGLEHGTLPEERCRLIRLSDGDSELVYAVSEVLDAAEMTDELVVSADDASIEGVTLVEGKPVPLIDGHTLFFRYSTPKRIEQPLKCRIPQDSDWARTILEPLVEAAGYRIAEEDDDDADLAIEIAGNTAPHGPAKETIRLRPDPEDAGDGSIYRYDRESLLAELKRVRTGRAA is encoded by the coding sequence ATGGATGAGTTGCTGGCCGATTTCATCGCCGAAACACGCGAAATGCTCGAACAGAGCGGGACGGAACTCGTCGCGTGGGAAGCCGATCCGTCGGACAGGGCGCGCATCGATACAATCTTCCGTTTCGTGCATACCGTTAAGGGTAATTGCGGCTTTTTCGACTTTCCGCTGCTGGAAAAACTGAGCCACGCAGCCGAGGATGCCCTTGCCGAATGTCGGGCCGGGCGGCGCGAAGCCGATCCCCCGCTGGTCACGGCCGTGCTCGCGATCATCGACCGCATCGGCGAGCTCGCAGACCTTATCGAAGCGGGTGAAGAGCTGGTCGAGGACCAGAACGACATGGCCCTGATCGCCGCTCTGGAGGCCGACGCCGCGATCGAAGTGCAAAGCGACGTCGTCCCTGTCGAGCCCGTTTCCGACGAACAAGACGACGCGGTGACTACGGCTGCCAAACGCAATACGGTGCAGCGCTCGATCCGCCTGCCGGTCGATCTTCTCGACGAGGTCATGAAGGGCGTGTCCGACATGGTCCTGGCGCGCAACGACCTTGCCCGCCGCCTGCGCGAAGCTGGCGAACAGCCGACCATCGACGGCCCGTTCGAACGTCTATCCGCCATCCTCGCAGATGTACGCACGTCGATCACCCGGATGCGCATGCAGCGGCTCGAGCATCTCTTTACATCCCTGCCCCGCCTTGTCCGCGACCTTTCGAGCGAACTTGGCAAGCAGGTCATGGTAGATTTCGAGGGTGGCGAGGTCGAACTCGACCGCGAGATGATCGAGATGATCCGCGATCCGCTCACCCATATCATTCGCAACGCCATCGACCACGGCGTCGAAAGCCCTGTCGAACGGCTGCAGAAGGGCAAGCGCGAAATTGGCCTGCTACGTTTCGCTGCACGCCAGTCGGGCAACCAGATCAGCCTGCTAGTCAGCGACGATGGTGGCGGGATCAATACCGAACGCCTTGGCCAGAAAGCGGTCGCGGCCGGAATTTACACAAAGGCCGAGATCGATCGGATGTCCGATGCGCAAAAGCATCAGCTGATTTTCGAACCCGGCCTGTCGACAGCGGACGAAGTCAGCGCCGTGTCCGGCCGCGGTGTCGGCATGGATGTCGTGCGCGCCAACCTCGAGCGCGTGGGCGGATCCATCACGGTTTCAAGCAAGCCCGGCGAGGGAACGAGCTTCCATCTGCACTTGCCCCTCACGCTCTCCATTATCGCGACGCTTACCGTCTCCAGCGGCGGACAGAATTACGCCATCCCGCGCAGCTACATCGAAGAAATCGTCTTCGGCAGCGCGAGCAGCGTCGAGTTTGCGCAGGCCGGCGCCCGCCGCCTCATTACCTTCCGCGGTCGCCGCGTGCCCTGCCTCTCGCTCGCCGACGTGCTCGGCACGCAAGACAACGAGCGATGCGAGTGGGAAACCAAGACACTCGTGCTCGTGCGCCTGGCGAGCGAAGACGTGTTCGCCCTCGCCGTAGACCGCGTGCACGATCACGAAGACGTGGTGGTGAAACCGATCGCACCCGCGATCATGCAGACGAAGCTTTATGCTGGCACCACCCTCCTCGACGATGGCACTCCGATGATGCTGCTAGATTTGCCCAGCATCGCGCAGATGCGGGGGCTCGTTGGTGAAATGCGCTCCAAACCCGCGATTGCGGACGAGCAGACCCAGAAGAAAGCGAAGAATGGTGTCCCGCTGATGCTCTTCCGGGGGCTCGATGGGCGACGCCGCGCGGTCAGGCTGGAACTCGTCAAGCGCATCGATACCGTGTCGTGCGACGCTTTCGACATCGACGGTGCACGCACGCAGGCTGTCATCGACGGCCGCATCCTCCCGCTTGCCGGGCTGGAACACGGCACCCTGCCCGAAGAACGCTGCCGCCTGATCCGCCTGAGCGACGGCGATAGCGAGCTGGTCTACGCAGTATCCGAAGTTCTCGATGCGGCAGAGATGACCGACGAATTGGTCGTCTCAGCCGACGATGCATCGATCGAAGGGGTCACGCTGGTGGAGGGCAAGCCCGTACCGCTGATCGATGGCCATACCCTGTTCTTCCGCTATTCGACGCCCAAGCGCATCGAGCAACCGCTCAAGTGCCGAATCCCGCAAGACAGCGACTGGGCGCGGACCATCCTCGAGCCCCTCGTAGAGGCCGCCGGCTACCGGATCGCCGAGGAGGATGACGACGACGCCGATCTTGCCATCGAGATCGCCGGAAATACGGCTCCTCACGGGCCCGCCAAGGAGACCATCCGGTTGCGGCCCGACCCCGAGGACGCAGGAGACGGATCGATCTATCGCTACGATCGCGAGAGCTTGCTGGCAGAACTCAAGCGCGTACGCACCGGGAGGGCAGCATGA
- a CDS encoding MATE family efflux transporter, with product MSETAKLTRGSIAGHLVGQTAPMVIGVAAIMSVGLIDAYFIGQLGSQELAAVSFIFPITIALSSLGVGVMVGINSVIARALGEGDVERAERRANFGAVFALVVGVVMGLVLFLLLDPLFRLMQASDALLPLIRAYMQPYSLGLPVLLLQMGLNGVLRGQGEARKTSYVSITYSVANWILDPILITGAFGFAGFGIAGAAYASIAGFGIAILVALYLIKRAQLHINPTSIRSCNLGESSRAIISVAGPAAFSNAINPIGLSVLTALLASQGEAAVAGFGAAGRLQSFATVPLLALSGSIGAIVGQNWGARQPDRSRLAMLYSAGFCVVYGLATAILLYFTGGWFAQFFTEDPAVVAEFESYLEIAVWGYAGFGLLIVANGALNAVDRAGLALFQSAARVFLVMLPFGWLLRSSLGAEAIYGAELVANIAGGLLASLIVWRVLRKGSER from the coding sequence ATGAGCGAGACGGCCAAACTGACGCGCGGAAGCATTGCGGGCCATCTCGTCGGGCAGACCGCGCCCATGGTCATCGGAGTGGCCGCGATAATGTCGGTGGGCCTGATCGATGCCTATTTCATCGGCCAGCTAGGCTCGCAGGAACTCGCCGCGGTCAGCTTCATCTTCCCGATCACCATCGCGCTATCCAGTCTTGGCGTCGGGGTGATGGTCGGGATCAATTCCGTGATCGCCCGCGCGCTGGGCGAAGGCGATGTCGAGCGTGCGGAACGGCGCGCCAATTTCGGAGCGGTCTTCGCGCTCGTGGTGGGCGTGGTCATGGGGCTGGTGCTCTTCCTGCTGCTCGATCCGCTTTTCCGGCTGATGCAGGCGAGCGATGCGCTCCTGCCGCTGATCCGCGCATACATGCAGCCCTATTCACTCGGACTTCCGGTCCTGCTGCTCCAGATGGGCCTCAACGGCGTGCTGCGCGGACAGGGCGAGGCACGCAAGACGAGCTACGTTTCGATCACCTACTCGGTCGCCAACTGGATACTCGACCCGATCCTGATCACCGGCGCATTCGGATTTGCAGGGTTCGGCATAGCGGGGGCCGCCTACGCCTCGATCGCCGGGTTCGGCATCGCGATCCTGGTCGCCCTCTACCTGATCAAGCGCGCGCAATTGCACATCAATCCGACCTCCATCCGCAGCTGCAACCTGGGCGAAAGCAGCCGCGCAATCATAAGCGTTGCCGGGCCTGCGGCCTTTTCCAATGCCATCAACCCCATCGGCCTTTCGGTCCTCACTGCCTTGCTCGCCAGCCAGGGCGAGGCTGCGGTGGCCGGGTTCGGTGCAGCAGGCAGGCTCCAGAGCTTTGCCACCGTCCCCTTGCTGGCGCTGTCGGGATCGATCGGTGCGATCGTCGGCCAGAACTGGGGCGCGCGGCAGCCCGACCGATCCCGCCTGGCGATGCTCTATTCCGCCGGCTTCTGCGTGGTGTACGGGCTGGCGACGGCGATACTGCTTTACTTCACGGGCGGCTGGTTCGCGCAGTTCTTCACCGAGGATCCCGCTGTTGTCGCCGAATTCGAAAGCTATCTGGAGATCGCAGTCTGGGGCTATGCCGGCTTCGGGCTGCTGATCGTGGCGAATGGCGCGCTCAATGCGGTCGACCGGGCAGGTCTCGCCCTTTTCCAGAGTGCCGCACGCGTCTTCCTCGTCATGCTGCCTTTCGGTTGGTTGCTGCGTTCAAGCCTGGGTGCCGAGGCGATCTACGGAGCGGAACTGGTTGCGAATATCGCCGGCGGTCTCCTTGCGTCCCTCATCGTATGGCGCGTCCTGAGAAAGGGTTCCGAGCGTTGA
- a CDS encoding class II aldolase/adducin family protein has translation MATQMKPKFECSEAEWKVRQDLAACYRIFDHLGWGESIYNHISVAVPGEKDTFLINPFGLLYDEVTASNLVKIDVEGNNVGQSQYMVNKAGFTQHAHFHKHLGEKATAICHVHTTATMAVCSHKDGLVPSNFYACNFQGQIGYHDFEGVTVRAEEGDRLVENLGNHSILMLRNHGPVVMDKTISGMFVKMWALQRACEIQVATLSQGEANVISQEVVDVHQRDLAVMASQGGAGVLDFEAWKRRVSKIDDSWQS, from the coding sequence ATGGCAACGCAGATGAAGCCCAAGTTCGAATGCAGCGAAGCGGAATGGAAAGTCCGGCAGGATTTGGCGGCCTGCTATCGCATCTTCGACCACCTCGGCTGGGGCGAGAGCATCTACAACCACATCTCTGTTGCCGTGCCGGGAGAAAAGGACACGTTCCTCATCAATCCCTTCGGCCTGCTCTACGATGAAGTGACCGCCTCGAACCTCGTCAAGATCGATGTCGAAGGCAACAATGTCGGCCAGTCGCAATACATGGTGAACAAGGCCGGCTTCACCCAGCACGCCCACTTTCATAAGCACCTTGGCGAAAAAGCGACGGCGATCTGCCACGTCCATACGACTGCCACCATGGCAGTGTGCAGCCACAAGGACGGGCTGGTCCCGAGCAATTTCTATGCCTGCAATTTCCAGGGCCAGATCGGTTATCACGACTTCGAAGGCGTGACCGTCCGCGCCGAAGAGGGCGACCGCCTGGTCGAGAACCTCGGCAACCACTCGATCCTGATGCTGCGCAACCATGGCCCGGTGGTGATGGACAAGACCATTTCCGGCATGTTCGTGAAGATGTGGGCGCTCCAGCGTGCCTGCGAAATCCAGGTCGCGACCCTTTCCCAAGGCGAGGCCAACGTGATTTCGCAAGAGGTGGTCGACGTGCACCAGCGCGACCTTGCCGTGATGGCCAGCCAGGGCGGTGCGGGCGTCCTCGATTTCGAGGCATGGAAGCGCCGCGTGTCCAAGATCGACGACAGCTGGCAGAGCTGA
- a CDS encoding TonB-dependent receptor translates to MKPTTLALLAATTALATPAYAAEEAQPERDYLPTDIVVTGDRSDGYDNDDGSTATKTPTPLIDVPQAVSFITEDQLEDQSIRQLNDALRYVPGISMETGEGHRDEVFIRGQETTADFYIDGLRDDAQYYRSLYNIDRVEVLKGANALIFGRGAGGGAINRVAKRAELGDVFTSGEASVDTFGAFALLADVNQAVSNDVALRLNATYEEFDNDRDFYNGRFIGVSPTVTAALGADTTLIASYTYDNDERVTDRGVPSLDNRPLTGFDSTFFGDAGFNRSEVDVHIGRVRLEHDFNSGLTANATVQFADYDKVYSNIVPSGTDGETVTLGGYLDAQQRTNWIGQANLVWEADFGDTLSSTLLFGMEAGRQDSANQRQNVSFTRTVDASDPDALQPNETPLTDVLFIPPFQLDPVSRSRDSDLETLSFYIQEQLEIGQFLELVAGVRWDRFDLETVNVLNGQPGDRVDEKFSPRLGLIVKPTPDLSLYASYSESFLPQAGDQFFILSQGDAQFEPEKFTNYELGAKWAPLDKVLLSAAIFRLERTNIQAPSPTDETLTVLAGESRIEGFEFSAVGEIADFWKANLGYTYLDGELLNDNAFGDAGQRLQQLPKHSISAWNRFDVTEQLGFGFGVIHQSEQFASFSNTVVLPSYWRVDAAAYYTVSDRLSVQLNIENLFDEDYYPSAHGNNNIQPADPFSARIGVRFEI, encoded by the coding sequence ATGAAACCGACCACCCTCGCCCTTCTTGCCGCGACAACTGCGCTCGCCACTCCGGCCTATGCAGCGGAAGAGGCGCAGCCCGAACGCGATTACCTGCCCACCGACATCGTCGTCACGGGCGACCGTTCGGACGGCTACGATAACGACGACGGCTCCACGGCTACCAAGACGCCGACGCCGCTGATCGACGTACCGCAGGCGGTTTCCTTCATCACCGAAGACCAGCTCGAAGACCAGTCGATCCGCCAGCTCAATGATGCCCTGCGCTATGTCCCGGGCATCAGCATGGAAACCGGCGAAGGTCACCGCGACGAAGTGTTCATTCGCGGCCAGGAAACCACTGCAGACTTCTACATCGACGGGCTGCGCGACGACGCGCAGTATTACCGCTCGCTCTACAATATCGACCGCGTCGAAGTGCTGAAGGGCGCCAATGCGCTAATCTTCGGGCGCGGCGCGGGCGGCGGTGCGATCAACCGCGTGGCCAAGCGCGCAGAACTGGGCGATGTCTTCACCAGCGGCGAAGCCTCCGTCGATACCTTCGGTGCGTTCGCCCTGCTGGCCGACGTAAACCAGGCCGTGTCGAACGACGTCGCGCTGCGCCTCAACGCGACCTATGAGGAATTCGACAACGATCGCGACTTCTACAACGGTCGCTTCATCGGTGTATCGCCGACGGTAACCGCAGCTCTCGGTGCGGATACGACGTTGATCGCCAGCTATACCTACGACAATGACGAACGCGTCACCGACCGCGGCGTACCCTCGCTCGACAATCGTCCGCTAACCGGTTTCGACAGCACCTTCTTCGGCGATGCCGGTTTCAACCGCTCGGAAGTCGATGTGCACATCGGCCGCGTCCGCCTCGAACATGATTTCAACAGCGGCCTCACTGCCAATGCCACAGTCCAGTTCGCCGATTACGATAAGGTCTATTCCAACATCGTCCCCTCGGGCACCGATGGCGAAACCGTCACGCTTGGCGGCTATCTTGATGCGCAGCAGCGCACAAACTGGATCGGCCAGGCGAACCTCGTCTGGGAAGCGGACTTTGGCGACACCCTGTCCTCTACCCTGCTCTTCGGCATGGAAGCGGGCCGCCAGGATTCGGCCAACCAGCGCCAGAACGTCTCCTTCACCCGCACGGTGGATGCGAGCGATCCCGATGCGCTGCAGCCGAACGAGACGCCGCTGACGGACGTACTGTTCATTCCTCCCTTCCAGCTCGATCCGGTATCCCGCTCGCGCGATAGCGATCTCGAAACGCTCTCCTTCTACATCCAGGAACAGCTCGAAATCGGCCAGTTTCTCGAACTGGTGGCAGGCGTTCGCTGGGATCGCTTCGACCTCGAAACCGTGAACGTGCTCAATGGCCAGCCGGGCGACCGGGTCGACGAGAAGTTCAGCCCGCGCCTCGGCCTGATCGTGAAGCCTACGCCGGACCTGTCGCTCTATGCGTCCTATTCGGAAAGCTTCCTTCCCCAGGCGGGCGACCAGTTCTTCATCCTGTCGCAGGGCGATGCCCAATTCGAGCCCGAGAAGTTCACCAATTACGAACTCGGCGCCAAGTGGGCCCCGCTCGACAAGGTCCTTCTGAGCGCGGCAATCTTCCGTCTTGAGCGGACCAATATCCAGGCTCCCTCGCCCACGGACGAGACGCTGACGGTGCTGGCTGGCGAAAGCCGCATCGAAGGCTTCGAATTCAGCGCGGTCGGCGAGATCGCCGATTTCTGGAAGGCCAATCTCGGCTACACCTATCTCGACGGCGAATTGCTCAACGACAACGCATTCGGCGATGCCGGCCAGCGCTTGCAGCAATTGCCCAAGCACTCGATCAGCGCCTGGAACCGCTTCGATGTGACCGAGCAGCTGGGCTTCGGCTTCGGCGTAATCCACCAGTCGGAGCAGTTTGCAAGCTTCTCCAACACGGTGGTCCTGCCCAGCTACTGGCGCGTCGATGCCGCCGCTTACTACACCGTGAGCGACCGGCTGAGCGTGCAGCTCAACATCGAGAACCTGTTCGACGAAGACTATTATCCGAGCGCGCACGGCAACAACAACATCCAGCCGGCCGATCCCTTCAGCGCACGCATCGGCGTCCGCTTCGAGATCTAA
- a CDS encoding glycerophosphoryl diester phosphodiesterase membrane domain-containing protein — protein sequence MPAALIKWEREGNAMKFDFDKGWTEALAMIRSNFGLLATIAGVLIFLPSAFAAILFPDASLQIAGGNSAQPDMDQLQAAMQTLVAEYWWLFLIVFLLTSLAQLAMFAFMRRRASPTVGEALGTAAGLLPSFVGAYILQVLALTVPYVLLVALPAFAGLAPIALVGALVMIPLVIYLMIKFSLTTAVIGLEGERNPVAALRRSWKLTKGNSFRLLGFYLLLAVAAFILFLLAGWIVGLVFSFGGPETVSFGTALFAGVVDALSSVFMVSIFAAIHAQLSRLSVADDSLEA from the coding sequence ATGCCCGCTGCGCTTATCAAGTGGGAAAGAGAGGGTAACGCGATGAAATTCGACTTCGACAAGGGCTGGACCGAGGCGCTTGCAATGATCCGCAGCAATTTCGGGCTGCTGGCCACGATCGCGGGTGTCCTGATCTTCCTGCCGTCCGCATTCGCCGCGATCCTGTTCCCAGACGCGAGCCTGCAGATTGCCGGCGGCAATTCGGCGCAGCCTGACATGGACCAGTTGCAAGCAGCCATGCAGACGCTGGTTGCCGAATATTGGTGGCTGTTCCTGATCGTATTCCTGCTGACCAGCCTTGCGCAATTGGCGATGTTCGCCTTCATGCGCCGCCGCGCTTCACCCACGGTCGGGGAAGCACTCGGAACTGCTGCCGGTCTCCTGCCTAGCTTTGTCGGCGCCTACATATTGCAAGTGCTGGCGCTGACGGTCCCTTACGTGCTGCTTGTGGCATTGCCGGCATTTGCCGGCCTCGCACCGATCGCCCTTGTCGGAGCATTGGTGATGATCCCGCTGGTCATTTACCTGATGATCAAGTTCTCGCTGACGACGGCAGTGATCGGCCTCGAGGGGGAGCGCAATCCCGTCGCTGCCCTTCGCCGGTCCTGGAAGCTGACGAAGGGCAATTCGTTCCGGCTGCTCGGCTTCTATCTCCTGCTGGCAGTTGCCGCTTTCATCCTGTTCCTGCTCGCAGGCTGGATCGTGGGACTGGTCTTCTCGTTCGGGGGTCCGGAAACGGTCAGCTTCGGCACGGCCCTCTTCGCGGGCGTCGTCGATGCCCTATCGTCGGTATTCATGGTCAGCATCTTTGCCGCCATCCATGCCCAGCTGTCGCGCCTGTCGGTGGCGGACGACAGCCTCGAAGCCTAG
- a CDS encoding class I SAM-dependent methyltransferase produces MTGGNNVGALERRSLKQKAARFFGQWGVFFRGFIEHPKMVGSIIPSSRFTIEKMLGPVKWDECKLFVEYGPGVGTFCQAVLDRLPRDGALIVIDTNPLYIDYLRKHFIDSRFTAVHGSAADVEEIVKAHGHDHADYVLSGLPFSTLPAGVGPAIAEATYRVIRPGGAFLVYQFSAKARDYMAPHFQRIERGFEALNVLPCQLFWGWKEPKN; encoded by the coding sequence TTGACCGGAGGCAACAATGTCGGCGCGCTCGAAAGGCGCTCGTTAAAACAGAAAGCAGCGCGGTTTTTCGGCCAGTGGGGCGTCTTCTTTCGCGGTTTTATCGAACATCCCAAGATGGTCGGTTCGATCATCCCGTCCTCGCGCTTCACCATCGAAAAGATGCTGGGCCCGGTCAAATGGGACGAATGCAAGTTGTTCGTCGAATACGGGCCGGGGGTCGGGACTTTCTGCCAGGCCGTTCTCGATCGCCTGCCGCGCGATGGTGCGTTGATCGTGATCGACACCAACCCGCTCTATATCGACTACCTGCGCAAGCACTTCATCGACAGTCGCTTTACTGCCGTTCACGGGTCGGCTGCCGATGTCGAGGAGATCGTCAAGGCACATGGGCATGATCACGCCGATTACGTGCTTTCGGGCCTGCCGTTTTCGACCCTGCCAGCGGGCGTAGGCCCCGCGATTGCAGAGGCAACCTACCGCGTCATCCGTCCCGGCGGCGCGTTTCTCGTGTACCAGTTCTCCGCCAAGGCGCGCGATTACATGGCGCCGCACTTCCAGCGGATCGAACGCGGGTTCGAGGCGCTCAACGTGCTGCCATGCCAGCTGTTCTGGGGCTGGAAAGAACCGAAGAACTAG